The genomic segment TCACAAACAATGACAACACAttagtaaaaaacaaagagatgaaaattaAGGATTTGAAGTACTTCTGAACCTTAAAAACATGGTGTTCTGATATCCAAACTATCaagataaatatatttataatatttatattatatttacagaatacCTTAAATATACAACGTCCATCGTGTATtctataaacaaatataaattacTTAGGCACACTTTTGTCTCAAACAATCACGGGAGTGGTTTTCGAAGGCCTTCCTCTTGCTGTTTGAACTAGATTGATGTGAACTTTCACCAAGAAAAATCTGCTCAGTCCTGCAGTGCTACGCCACCCGGAGAGGCTACACCGCCACTAATCTCAGCGCTTGTCGGCCGGCAGTTCTGGGTCATAATGTACACtaccatttttttattttttttattttttttatttatttttaaacagcgGGACTCGAAGCTGGCTTGATTTCCACTGCCCACAGACACAGGCGCAGTCCCACGATGACCtctcgacccccccccccgacctgCTCCTTTGCAGACTCCTATTTGCAGATTCTTGTTCAAGTAGGCCTGGTGGAACGTCCACCTTATTGCTTACACCTGTTCTCCCCTGCAGGATCTGCAAGGAGGAGGGAGCAAAGGTCCGGTGGGGGGCAGGAGAGTTTGGGAACGCAGCCGAACAATTGGGTCAAGGGTCAGACAAggatgaggtttttttttcttccccccacaccttttttttttttttttttttttaaggtagaCAATCATATAAGGTTCAGAGACAACAAATAGAGAGCAGCTACGATATCTACaaggaatatacagtacaagtgAAATATACATTGATGATACAGGCAACTAAACGCACGCAGAGGGGTGGAGGGGAGGAGTGGCCAGCCGGTATGGCCGGGCAGGGCTTACTATTACAGTCAGTCTATAAGTCTGACTCGGGCATATCCGGCATGTCGGCCATCAAGTAACCAATACCGTAACGGCCGTTGGGTGCGGTGTCCGCATCGGGGCCACCGCCGCCGCTCTGCTTGCGGTAGATGCTGTTGCCCGGCAACGGTGAGGGCGCCTCGCTGGGCGACTTGCCGCGGATCAGGCTGGTGTCGTCGTCCTCCCCCGGTCGGGCGGTCTCTTTGATGATGCGGCCCTTCTTGTAGGACACGGTGGAAAGGCCGCTGGTGTTCTCGTCGATGATGTTGAAGTAGCGCAGGCCGAAGACCACAGGCACAGGCATGACGGCCATCACCACCAGGGAGATGCAGACTACAATGCCCCACGGAGGGAAGTGCAAGGTCTGCTCTTTGCCCTGGAGGACACAAGAAAAAGGCTTAAGCTCTACAGAGGTACATATGGAGCGCAGACAGATGCCAAGAGGGATTTAGGTGTTGATAACCGGTGTCTgatttgaagtcattttttcaatttcttaGTGTTCCATTGACAGCGGGCAGCAGCCCAAAAAAAAGGGCAGAGGCGGTAAAAACCAGCCAGATTGCGACACGGCTCGTCTCGTGATCAGTTTACTCAGCAAATGACGGCCTAAGTAACAGCCGCACGCGTTCAGGGCTGTGTCAAAATGGCCCCTGAAGGtaaggtttttatttaatttaaatccGTTCTGGTCTGGTCTAGAAGTTGTCTCTactaaaataagaaaacaagcGCTGACGAGTAAATCAACAGAAACAACGTTCACTGTTCACTAGTTTACAGCCTCGAGAATGTGATGGGTTGCCGCTTTCCTCTGTATAATCGTCGTAAgttgaatatgtttgggtttaaGACTCTTGGTCGGAAAAAACAAGGAACATGAGGGTGTCACTTTGGACTCTATGAGGCTGTGATGGGGACGTTACACattctgtttgtgtgaatttaattttacagattGATTTTAATCTACGAATCAAGACAATTTTAACTGAGACTTGAGGGCATTGAGAGTCCTGCCCTTCAAGACAAAAGTTGACCGATGACTCTGTTCAGTCGGTTAAGGTAAATCCAGCTCACGCTGAAGCCTAGCTCAGATTGTAATTCGCTGCTTTGGCGAGCTGAGAAGTCCTAGTCCCACTGGACACATGGAGGAGTCCCCTTTGCTCCACTTACTCAAGGTTTCAAAATGACTAGTTTTCTCTTGATGTGATCAAACGGGTGcctgaacgtgtgtgtgtgtgtgtggtagacTACACATCCTCTTGATTGTCCGAGGGGTAAAGGATGCATGAACATGTGTTTATCAGTGAAAACTCGGTCATTTCCCCCCATTTTTAGCTACTGCCTCATTTACTTTGAACCCTTTAATCTGCTTTTTACTCGTTCCAGGTTTAACAAGTCGGAGAACTTCCACTCCCGCTGATCCCTGGTctcgggaggggggggggggacgagCCGGAAACGCCGACTCACCTCTTCCTGTATCCAGGCACTATAGCTGGGCGGCGTCATGGTCAGCTGGATGAAGCTGGAGCACAGGAGAACCAGCAGCAGGATGGGCGTGATGTACTTCCACATGTAGTAGTAGAAACGGAACGGCGTGAAGCCCAGCATGTCCTTCAGGTCTTCAAAGAACCTGGGAGAGCGGCGGCAGCGAAGCAGCGGGAGTTGAGATCGGATGTTTGTGGTAAAGAATTCACAATAGTTTCACGTTTCTTCATCATAAACCCGATGGCCTTTACATGCTGTTCATGTTTTGCCTTTACGGCTCCATTCACATAGTTTGATTTCAACAATACACCAACTCAGGGGCTTCCTAAAATAGCCTTTTTTGGTCCCCGTGAATGCTGGTATCTGGCAAGCAAAGGTTTTGTGTTAACCCCTCCTAATTCACAGTTTCCATCAAAGCCCGTGACTTAATATAAATGATGCAACTTATTTGCAACGCGTGGAAATAGGTGGACAAAACCTGCTACGAGTGCAGCTGGTTCAAACGTATGCGGGTCTTTATACCAGGCAGAAACACAGGTATATCTCTCATTTTGCAAAAATTAGGTCACTGTAAAAGTGGACATATGTAAACCAAACtatttaatgtattaattattGTTGAGAAATATTGGAGACAAAACCGCCAAAATGCAGAATGCAAATGTGGCTGTggttagttttctttttttcaggccagaatcaaaataaatctcagcacatacagtatgaaaggTTTTTTGACACactttaaaaacttgatttgaAATAATAGCTTTGCTTTCTACTCAGTTGAAAGATTTAAATTGGCATTACAAAGATTCTGCACATACGTAATCAACTTACTTTTGCATCCCTTAAGTGACAAGTGACTCATGCAAAGTTAAGACAACAGGCAGGCGGCGGTGTCGTGCGCTTACTTATCAATCCCGTAAAACCAAGCGATGGCCACGTTCTCCAGTACGACCACTATGAGCAGAGGCAGAGTAGCCGAGTAGTCGTCGAACATGGCCACGAAGTAGTTCCCTGAGCGCTGAACAAACAGGAGACCGATGGAGAAGGCCAACACACAGCAGCCCACTGCAGGGGAGACGCAGGTAGTCAGATACTGTACACACCGGCAGACATGCCACAGTACTTGTCACTGTCAAGGTTCACATTCAGTGTCAGGTGAGGAGGGAACGGTCATTGTTCCGACCTTGTGCAAGAAGAAGTATCAAAAGCATCAACCTTTGAGTGACACATGCATAcgtaggattttttttttttttttgctggtaaAAACAGTAGATGTAGGTGATGTTTCGCAGCGTGACCTGAATAATGGTCATGATCCCCCAACTTACACCCAAACCCAGACGAGAGGAGTAGAGATAAGCTAAAAGGGAGCATGTTTAAGTACAGCGAGACCCATTTAAAGCCCTCGGAGTCAAAAACGACCGGCAGGATGACCCACATCTGTTCACTGCAGTCTAATCACTTTCTGAAACTTTTCTTTCCATCTGCTGTTGTGGGAATAGCTAACTCctggcttttattttattttttttgtctctgagtgCAGTGTAAAGCTATGCTGACAGGTAGCTTTAGTTCACGAATATGAACGGACTCGAGCAGCCGCTGCGcgtaaaaaaagaaagaaaaatactcAGCCCACGTGGCTGAGGCTTTAAGACTTTGTACTGGCATCATAACATTATGATATacacatttctctttaaaagaaaacacacgtATAGTTGTACGTCCTTCTGAAATATACATGCCATGGAATTGCAGGGAAAGGATTGGAAGTTTGATGTGCTGTAATGTAGTGTCTTTGTTAATCGGCAACTTTTCTAAACATgaaatatgtgtaaaatattattAGACAGCCCATCTGTCCGTGGCGAAGTTGAAGAGTTTCGCCTCTGCTCACTTCTGCATGATTTCCAACCATCACCGCCTCCAAACATCCTGCATATTCCATCATTTGTTGGGTCCTGTATGACTCATAGAATCACGCACTCTTTATAGGACTCGACAAGATGCCTTAAAATTGCGGGCTGGGGCACGGAAAGCTTTATCCAAGTGTGAAACAACAGTAAAGTTTAAGAATGATGTCAAATTAATTCCTTTACACTGCATTTCGGGGAAGGTGTATGTTTGATTATTCATCGTCTCCTACCTGTAAGAAATTCCTTGCGGACCTTGAACGTGTCGATCAGCGGAGTGAGGATGCCCTCGATGGTGCCGAACATGCTGCCGAGGCCGAGGTTAACCAGCATGAGGAAGAACATGACGGACCAGAAGGGCGAGGCCGGGAAGTGGGTCATGGCCTCTGTGAAGGCGATGAAGGCCAAGCCCGTGCCCTGGACCGCCTGCCGGGGCgttggagaggaagaggagcgaCAGATGAGCTGTAACGTGCTAATTAGTGGATtctgttacttttggacagGGCCggtctagctgtttccctgaGTTTGCAGTCCTCGTGTTGAGCTAAGCTGACTGGCTGCTGGTGATAGCGTCACATTTCCTGCATCAAattaactctcagcaagaaaacaaacaagtataTTTCCACGAATGTCGAGCTTTTCCTCTAAATGAATATTCGGGCGTGCGTCTCTCACGTACCTTATTGAGCTCGTCCTCAATGCTGCAGGATTCCAGTCCCAGTTTCTGGTACTCGTCCTCCTTCACCCCTTTGATGATCTCTATCATCAGATTGTAGTCCTCAGCACTGACTTGACTGACCTGAGTGAGGTTGATGTGGTGGGGGATCAGGCTTTCTTCAATGCCATTACCCAGCAACGCCACAATCTTATTGgtgttcctaaaaaaaaacaggcagaagTTACTGACAGTTAAAACGATTGGTTTTAATCAGGGAGCCGAACGTCACACTCCGCAATTCTGaggaaagaattaaaaatacgCTTTCAGGTCGGCTCCTTGATGGTCTACAGGAAACACGATGCATATCTAAATGTGAGAGTCAGCCTGCACTCACAGTGCGACGCATTTGCTGTTCATGATGTTGGCCTTGAAGCCCAGCACGGCAAACACCACGAGGGTGGCCAGCACGGAGGTGAAGAAATTGATGAAAGACACCAAGACGGCGTCAAAGTGGCAGTTGTTGTCCCGCTTGTTGTAGCTGGAGAAGGCGATGACGCCGCCGAAGCCGAGACCCAGCGCGAAGAAGACCTGCGTCGCCGCCTCCCGCCACACCTTGGCCTCCAACATGATCTCCAACTGAAAGCAGAGCGCAGATAGATTTGGCTTGGTGTAGTAACAGTCTACATTTAGCAGTGTCATTGAGGGAACACTGTTATATACAcgtatgttttatatatatatatacatatacaaaatacaggtgtttgttttgaggTAGAAAGAGTTCACagaatatttttgttgtatgttttgtgATGCTGTTAAGCTCAAGTCTGTGTGTggctgcaagacaaaaaaaaaccttttgggGACAATGAAGTTAAAgttgaaatgttaaaagttgAAACTTAGGTCTACTAATCTTCCTGAGCATACAGTTGCTTCAGTCTGTGCGTTGCAGACTCTCAGTGTGCTGCCAAACGGCAGCTGGCATCTCGACACCTTATCACCTGGTGGTTTTTCTGTTACAAGGGTCTCAAAAACTGTCCTGAGCGCAGCGCAGAGCACGCGCGCGGCGGGACTACGATGTCTGCGGGCAAACGGAAGACGGCGGCAGGACGTCTTGTTGGAAGTCGCGGCGAGGCAGACACGCTCGGCCGTGACTGAGCGTCTTCGGCTGGCTGCTCACACAAAGCCTCGGCAGCTCCTGTTGCCGTGGTGACACGGTTCCGCGGACCCGAGGTGCCATTGGCCTGTCGCTGCCGAGGAGCCGGCCTATTACAGTGCAGATTTAATTGTTGGCTTCAGACACCTTAAACAATGAGTGGATTCGATCGAACAGTGGCTGGTTGctaagtataaaaaaaaaaacagaaaaaaaacaaacaaaaaaaaacaaaaaacctggtGTGCATGCCTAGTGTTCAGTGGGGGAACATTCAATGTAAGAAATGTAAGAACGGCAGTATTTCTACACCTCTGGTGCTCAGTCAAGAAGAGCCGAAAGtg from the Xiphias gladius isolate SHS-SW01 ecotype Sanya breed wild chromosome 8, ASM1685928v1, whole genome shotgun sequence genome contains:
- the slc6a15 gene encoding sodium-dependent neutral amino acid transporter B(0)AT2; amino-acid sequence: MPKNSKAVKRELDDDVTESVKDLLSNEDACDDSFKKSSLIVNNHEGEGKECDVEEGGSDGEEEERPAWNSKLQYILAQVGFSVGLGNVWRFPYLCQKNGGGAYLVPYFILLVLIGIPLFFLELAVGQRIRRGSIGVWNYISPRLGGLGFASCVVCFFVALYYNVIISWSLFYFSQSFQQPLPWHECPLVKNKTSTYVVPECEKSSATTYYWYREALDISNSISEGGGLNWKMTVCLLVAWSMVCLAMIKGIQSSGKVMYFSSLFPYLVLICFLIRALLLKGSVDGIRHMFTPKLEIMLEAKVWREAATQVFFALGLGFGGVIAFSSYNKRDNNCHFDAVLVSFINFFTSVLATLVVFAVLGFKANIMNSKCVALNTNKIVALLGNGIEESLIPHHINLTQVSQVSAEDYNLMIEIIKGVKEDEYQKLGLESCSIEDELNKAVQGTGLAFIAFTEAMTHFPASPFWSVMFFLMLVNLGLGSMFGTIEGILTPLIDTFKVRKEFLTVGCCVLAFSIGLLFVQRSGNYFVAMFDDYSATLPLLIVVVLENVAIAWFYGIDKFFEDLKDMLGFTPFRFYYYMWKYITPILLLVLLCSSFIQLTMTPPSYSAWIQEEGKEQTLHFPPWGIVVCISLVVMAVMPVPVVFGLRYFNIIDENTSGLSTVSYKKGRIIKETARPGEDDDTSLIRGKSPSEAPSPLPGNSIYRKQSGGGGPDADTAPNGRYGIGYLMADMPDMPESDL